TGGTACTGGCTGTTGATAAAAAGCGATCGCAATTCTCACCGGAATAATACTCACTATTATTAAGGCGATCGCTAAAACCCACCTGATTAATTTTAGTTTAGATTTCATATCATATAAATTTTATATCATATAATTTTAACTCTTAACTTTTAACAATGTACACAAAAAATAAACCCGATCCAGTCCGCCTAGAAATATTCAAAAACCTCTATCAATTTATCGCCGAACAAATGGGGATTATTCTCCAGAACACAGCAGCATCAGTAAACATCAAAGAACGCCTCGATTTCTCCTGCGCTATTTTTGACACTTCGGGATTATTAGTTGCCAACGCTCCCCATATTCCCGTACATTTAGGCTCAATGAGTGAAAGTGTCCGCAGCTTAATTAACGATCAAGGCGACACCATTCAACCAGGAAACGTTTATCTATCCAATAATCCCTATAACGGAGGTACTCACCTCCCCGATGTTACAGCTATTACCCCCGTTTTCCTCGAAGATAATACTTCATCCCCTACTCCCCACTCCCCACTCCCCACTCCCCTCTTTTACGTGGCTTCTCGTGGACACCAAGCCGATATCGGTGGTATTACACCCGGTTCCATGCCTCCTCACAGTACCACAGTAGAAGAAGAAGGAATTTTATTTGATAATTTTCTCTTAGTTAAACAAGGAAAATTTCAAGAAATTCAAGTACGAGAAATACTCTCAAATCATCCCTATCCGGCGCGTAACCCTGACCAAAACCTGGCTGATTTCAAAGCTCAAATTGCTGCCAATACTAGAGGAGTACAAGAACTCCGAAAAATGGTCAGTCAATACGGCATTGAGACAGTTCAAGCTTATATGAAATTTGTCCAAGACAATGCCGAAGAAGCAGTAAGAAGAGCCATAAATCTCCTCAAAAATGGCTCTTTTAGTTATGCAATGGATAATGGGGCAGAAATTAAAGTTAAAGTCACAATTGATAAAAAAAACCGCAGTGCAATCATTGATTTTACTGGCACATCTCCACAAATAAATAGTAACTTTAATGCTCCCAAAGCTGTCACTCAAGCCGCAGTTTTATATGTCTTCCGCACCTTAGTTGATGATAATATTCCCCTCAATGCTGGCTGTCTTAACCCTCTAGAAATTATTGTTCCCATTGGCTGTATGCTTAACCCGACTTATCCCGCCGCAGTGGTAGCAGGTAACGTGGAAACCTCCCAAACCATCGTTGATGCTTTATATGGTGCGTTGGGTGTGATGGCTGCTTCCCAGGGAACTATGAATAATTTTACCTTTGGAAATCAGCGTTATCAATATTATGAAACCATCTGCGGTGGTTCTGGCGCAGGAGTTAACTTTGATGGTACTGATGCAGTGCATACCCACATGACCAACTCCCGATTAACTGACCCCGAAGTTTTAGAAACCCGTTATCCTGTATTAGTAGAAAGCTTTAGTCTGCGTCCTGATAGCGGCGGTAAAGGTCAACATTCCGGTGGTAATGGAGTAATTCGCCGCATCCGGTTTTTAGAACCCATGACAGCAAATATTCTCTCTAGCCATCGCTTAGTTCCGCCCTTTGCATTAAATGGAGGGGAACCAGGAAAAATAGGACACAACTGGATAGAACGTCAAGATGGAACCCAAGAAAATTTAAACAGTACCGCCACAGTAGAAATGCAGCCAGGGGATGTTTTTGTGATTGAAACCCCTGGTGGCGGCGGATTTGGTACAGTTTCCTGATTTTCAGCTAAGACTCAGATCCCCGACTTCTTGAAGAAGTCGGGGATCTTTCTATTTTACAATTGACAAGCCTAAAACAGTGTATTACAAGTAGCTACCTATGATGTTGGGTTTCCTTACGTCAACCCAACCTACAATTTTTTGCTGTTATGGGGGGACCAGTAGCCCACCCCACAATGGTTTTATTTCTGTTTTTGACCTCCGGAAATTTGCCCTTGTTGGCTTTGTCCTGGTAATTGAACTGTCACAACTCTGGTTTTTTCTTCTTCGGCTTTTGGCATGGTGAGACACAAAACACCATTCTTAAAGTCAGCGTTTACTTTATCGTTTTGGATTCGAGATGGTAGAGGTATTACTCTTTGAAATCTGCCATAACGAAATTCTGAACGCCGCATACCTCTTCTTTCTTCGTCTTTGATTTCAGATTTACGTTCACCAGTGACGGAAACTGTATCTGCGGCAACTTTGACATCTAAGTTTTGAGGGTCAATACCAGGAATTTCCATCCACAGTTTGATATCATCAGAGGTTTCTTCCAGTTCTGCGGGAGGTATAAATGTGAGTCTATCGCTGATGATTTCGCCTGTATCAGTTGAGGGTGCTATTTGATCTAGTAGACGACTCATCTGCCGTTGCATGGTTTCTATTTCTCTAAAAGGTTCCCAGCGACTTAATACCATGATTTTTATCTCCAATTAATTCTTTTAGGTGTTTAAAAAATTCTGCGTTCAGTTCCCCAACTACGGAGGCGAAAAGCCAGAATCAGGAGTAAGATACCGAAAATAATGGCGTAAGCACCAATAATCCACAGGATTGCTAATGCTCCAGCAAGAGGCCAGACGAGCAACAAAACGCCGAACAATACCGACGCGATCCCGGCTATGGCTAGTAGCCACTCATTCTGAATTTCTTTTCGTACCTGAATGGCTGCGATGATTTCTAAAACGCCAGTGACGATCGCCCAAGCTGCAATCAGATAAAGCAAGACTAATGCTGTAATCCCTGGCCAGATAAAAGCCATGATGCCCACAGCAATACCAATTGCACCTTCGAGCAACATTAGCCAACCGTGGGTATGAGTTAGACCATCTCGGAAGGCTGCGATCGCTAATAATACTCCACTGACTAAGACAAAGGCAGCAAAGATAAATATCAAAGCTGTTAGGGTAATATCTGGCCAAAAGAGGGCTGCTAAACCAAAGATGATGGCGATCGCACCTCGTAATGCAACTGTCCACCAATTCCTGGCCAAGCGCGTTCCCATTCTCATGGGGTCAAGATTTGTCATAGCTGGAGTTTGTAACTGGCGTTGAAGTTATCAATAGTTTGTCTAAACACCAAAGGGAAAAGTCTCTGGTGCGTCCCGCATTTCCCAGGTGGGAACACGGTCTAGAGGTTGGACTCCCTTGGTATCATCAATAGAAATCACCGCATCAAATTGTTCGGGGAGACAAGCATGGAAGTAGTGACTCACACGCTCAGTTTCCGGTTGGTAAATCACACCGATCGCTCTTTCTAGCCGGGGTTGTCGTAGACCCACAATTGCTTGATTCTCATCCCGGAGGTTGAGGTAAAATTGGGGTATTTCAGTTTCATGGAATAGGGCTTCATAACTTCCAGGTAAGGCAGAGCGAACCTGTTTGAGTTGAGCCGCTTCTCCCCAGTTAGAAACTGCGGTGACAGTACCCGTATAGGTGGTAAAGCCGATATTTACAGCCTCATCGCCATAGCGTTCTTTGACCAATTGACCAACATTCACCTCACCCATTGACCCCATATCAGTGGCGCGTGCGTCACCTAAATGGGAGTTGTGTTCCCAAACCACAACTTTGGCTTGGGGATGTTGTTGATCCAAATGTTCCATCAGCTGGTCTAAGGTTTCCGCCATGTGGCGATCGCGTATATTCCAAGAAGACACTCGCCCTTGAAACATTGAGCGGTAGTAATGCTCGGCATTTTTGACTAGTCGCGCATTTTGTTCGGCATAAAAGAACTCATCAGTTTTAACGCGCCCATCTTTTTGGATATATTCCGCAGTCCGACGTTGCAATTCTTGCAGCTGATTAATTACTTGTTCCTCACAAGATTTAGCAATGCCAAAACTGGTAGCATACCCATATTGTTGAGCATCTTCGCCAAAATGCTCTAAACATGAATAGCGATCGCGCGCGCGTTGTGCGGCTTCGGGGTCAACTTGATTCAGGTAGCCGAGAACTGCTTCTATGGAAGCATACATACTATAAAGGTCTAACCCATAAAAACCCGTTTTAATGGCCTTTCTGGGTAAACGATCATTGTATTCTCGTAACCAGCCGACAAAATTTAGCACATCTGTATTTCGCCACATCCATAAAGGGAAGCGTTGAAAACTTAAGAGTGCTTCGGCTGGTGTGGGGTCATCATCGACACCCTGCACGTAACGATTGACTCGGTAAGCATCAGGCCAATCCGCTTCCACCGCTACGGCTGTAAACCCCTTTTCTTGAATTAGTCGCTTGGTAATTTCCGCCCGTTGTTCGTAAAATTCATGAGTCCCGTGGGAAGCTTCGCCAATCAAGACAAAACGCGCATTGCCGATTAAATTCATTAATGGGTCGTAGTCTTGATCTGCGCCTGTTAATCGGTGGGCATACCCACGCACCGCATCGACTATGCTGGTGATAGTTGCGTCTACCATAATGAATTAATGATTGAGAAATACCCGCACGGGTTTTAAATTCCGTATCACCGCGCAAGTTAAGTTCGATACGGTTTTTACACCTGTTAATTTCGGTTCTTACTACATTCAGCTTAAAAATCTCAATCTCTGATTCCATCTGGCTAAGGTCGCATGATACTAAATGTATGGATCTCCCTCTAGGAAGAGTCAAAACACATATCTTGCACCTTCCATTCCTCTCCCCTGCAAGGAACTACGGTGTACACACAAGTGATCTGATCCCCCTAAATCCCCCTAAACCCCTTCGGGGATGCGCCTTCGGCGTAGAAAAAGGGGGACTTTGATTCTATTTCCCCCCTTCTCAAGGGGGGTTAGGGGGGATCGAAACGCTGTTAGGCAACTTGATAAGACTTGTATGTACAACACCGTAGCCCTGCGAGGAGAGAGGCTGAAAAAGCCTATTATTTATTTAATAGTATGTTATGGATTTTTTGCCCCTTCCCTTGTAGGGAAGGGGTTGGGGTTAGGTTCCGTCGAACTCACATTTTTATTCAATGTCTGATCAAGTTTGGTTATCAAATCTGCAAAAACACCGTGCGATCGCAGTTATTCGCGCTTCAGATATGCGGTTAGCTCAAAATATGGCTATGGCTGCGGCTGATGGAGGAATGCGGCTGATTGAAATTACCTGGAATAGCGATCGCCCTGGGGAATTAATTAGTCTATTACGGGCGGAGTTACCAAATTGTCTTATTGGCACGGGGACGCTGTTTAATGTCGGACAATTGCAAGAGGCGATCGCATCTGGGGCGCAATTTCTCTTCTCACCCCACGTTGATTCTGCCATGATTCAAGCCGCAGTCAAACAAGATGTGCCAATTATTCCCGGTGCTATGACTCCCACAGAAATTGTGAATGCTTGGAATCAGGGTGCAAGCTGTGTGAAGGTGTTTCCTGTGCAAGCTGTGGGAGGAGTTAATTATATTAAAAGTTTACAAGGGCCACTGGGTGAAATCCCCTTAATTCCCACTGGGGGAGTGACTTTAGAAAATGCTCCAGAATTTATCCAAGCTGGTGCGATCGCTGTGGGTTTGAGTGGTCAATTATTTCCTGAAAGGCTTGTTAGAGAAGGAAATTGGCAGGCGATCGCATCCCACGCTAATCAACTCATGCAGAGCGTTACAACATAGCCTGAATTCAATTTTTAGAGTTGAGCAAGTGTTCGGTTTGCACCTACCAACCTGCCCAACTCAGTTTTATTTTCGGATATCGTCACCGACATCACAGGTGTAGGCTGGACTCTTCGGTTGCACTCTCGACAGATTCCCACCTGCCAACTCTCGCGGTGAAGAGACCTCCCGACAGCACACACAACACGAAAACCAATATTGTTGTTGATGTTGTCGCGCTGCTATATAAAACCTAGACAAAACTAGACTTTACTTTCTACTTCAACGGGAGCATGGGAGCAGTTATCCCTCAGTAGACTTTCACGCCTTAGCCAGACGCGATTGTGTTCCAATTAAGTTTCTGAAAAAGACTACCACCATCATTGCTTGGTTTTCGCGTCGGCAATAGTCTCAATTCAATACTTGATATCACCGTATTATATATCAAGTAGTTGATTTTTTCCTAAAATATATATTGATTTTTGTCAATATAAGTATAGTTTTGTCTATGAAATTGTCAACTTAGGACTTGCTCCGCCCTATGATTATTGTTGCGAGACGCAGAACGGCAGTTTTTAGGATTGTTGATCCAGGAACCGCCCCGCAGTCGGGTTCGCCTACCCCTTCTCTACTTCCTCGACCAAGCGAGGGAAGTAAATATCTGTTGGCGTAATTGCCAAGTATCGCCATGTTCTAAATGAGCAAACCAACTTTGAATTGATTGATTTACTTTTTCTTGCTCAATTCTACCTTGAGTATAATCTGTTTGCAATCCCTTGAGTCTTCGTCTAGCGTGATGTAAATTGCTATTTCGTACCCTAATTCTGTCAGCAAATACTCTAAAGCCCAAAAAAGTTGCCCCAATTTGCGTTTCAAATAATTGGCTTTTAATTGGATGAATTTTCAGCCTTAATGTAGTTAAATATTCTTCGATAGCTAATCTGGCATCAGCTAACAATTGTCTTTCATCACTAAATAAGGCAAAGTCATCGACGTAGCGGACATATTTGGATATCTTTAGCTGTTCTTTTACAAAATGGTCAAAGCCATTTAAATAAATATTGCTAAAAAATTGACTTGTTAAATTCCCAATTGGTAAACCTTTTCTTTGAATTACAGGAGAAAGTAAATCATCTCCAGGAAAATAATCAATTACCGTTTCTTGTTCGTTGCTATTGTCGATAATAGTATCAATTAGCCACAATGTATCGGGGCATTTAATTTTGCGGCGGATTAATTCTTTGAGAACAATATGGTCAATGCTGGGAAAATACTTTCTGATATCGCACTGAAGCACATAGCGGCTATTTCTAGCAAAATGGGTAAATTTTCTTAACGCTCGATGCGTGCCAAAACCAAGTCTGTTAGCATAAGAATCACCTATGAAAGTTTTCTCAAAAATTGGGACGATTATATTACAGAGTGCGTGGTGAACAACTCTATCCCGATAAGGTGCGGCTGAAATGAGGCGACTTTTGGGATCTATAAGGTGAAAAGTTCGATATGCTCCTGGCTGATAAGTTTTATCTGTTAATTCCTTCTGTAATCTAATTAATTCTGTTTCTAAATTATAATTAAATTCTAAAACATTATCTCGAAATCTCTTGCCTTTTTGTGCTTGACGTGATGCTAAAAGGATGTTTTCAAATTTGATAATTTCTGGATAAAGGTTGCCGTACCGTTTCATTACATTTAGAATTAAATAAATTTATTTTTCCCTGCCTTTTTGGTTTTTAATCCATCCGCCTAGTTCAAAACCGATTTCGTCTAATAATTTTATAGCATATTCATATCGCTCAACTGACATTTTGTTAAAGTCGAGCAGCATTCGTGTTTGATAACGTAAAATATCTAGTTGAGTATTGAGCGCTTCGAGTTGAGACAATTTATTTTTGGCATATTTGGCTTTAATTAACCCCTCAAATAATTCATAAAATTGATTGATCATTCTATCGCCTAATGTGAATTTATGAATTTTAGGCAATCTTTCAATAATTGGTGCGTACCATTTTATACAATCATAAGTTTTTTGGATGACAGATAATTCTTTCATTTGATTTAATTAATCTTAATGTTTTTATCAAAAAATTCGAGTCGCCAGAGGCGACAAAAAAAGGATAAAGAGAAGAAGGGTAGAGGGCAAAAGAGGAAAAGTATAAAGGGCTACTGAAGAATCCTCCCGACAGCACACACAACACGAAAACCAAGATCGTTGCCGAAGTCGCGCTCCGCCCTAGGATAATCGTCGCGAGACGCAGAACGGCAGTCCCTAGGAAGGTCGACCCAGGAACCGCCCCGCAGTACGGCTCTTCCTTGCTTCTGAGAAAGATTATCATTATCATTAAACCAAGCAATACCATCTATTGGCGCTCCTTCATAATTATCATGCCAATCGTCAAGACACCATTCCCATACATTTCCGTGCATATCGTATAGTCCAAAGTTGTTAGCTGCGTTAAAGCTGCCCACAGGTGTAGTTTGCTCTCTATAGGTTCCTTTTACACCCCTGCCATAAATGGAGTTAGCATCATAGTTAGCCAATTCTGATGTAATTGTCTCACCAAAATGGAATGGGGTAGTAGTTCCAGCACGACAGGCATATTCCCATTCTGCTTCACTAGGTAGGCGGTACTCCCTTTTTGTATGAGCAGTCAGACGCTGACAAAACTCAACTGCATCATACCAAGAGACTCGTTCTACAGGTCTATTTGCGCCCTTAAATCGTGATGGGTCAGGCTTTAGTTCTCGGTTAACTTGCGGCAGAGATACCACAGCTTTCCACTGTGCTTGTGTTACTGTGTATTTGCCCATAAAGAAGGCTGGAACAGTTACTGGGTGTTGAGGACTTTCATCACTGAAACGCTCCGGTTCATCTTCTAGCGACCCCATCTTAAAATTGCCTTCAGGGATAGACACCATTTCTAGTTGAACACCATTTACATCTTCAATAAAACAATTGGCTGTTTTACGACTACGAAGAATCTCTATGCGATAATTATTTGCTTGCCGTTGAATAACATTCTTGAAATTGGTTTTATTAACTTTTGCACCCAAAGCTGTTGATAAAATTTTCCATAATTTACCTGCAACATCCCTTAGTTCTTGTGTAGAGTAATTTGATGATGCTGCGATTTGCTCATAAGTTTTATTTGATATCGTTTCTTGTATAATTAGCTGTTCTACTTCAGTCAAGTGTTTTTCTGTTTGAGAAAATACTAAATTATCAGCAACTTCTATAGGATTAGTTATATTAGATTCGTTTACTGTGATGAGCGCAACTTCAAAATCAAAAGATTGCAAGTTGTAATTTAGATCATCATCCTCAACAGAAATGGTTACGGCTTCAAAGGTTAACTCTTGAATTGGAGGGAAACCGGGCAAGGGTTCACTAATTACCAACCTACCTCGAAAATCTATTCTGCCTTCATTGGGATAATTCAACCATCCTTGAAATAACTTTCCTGTCTGATTATCTTCCCAAAAGTAGCTATCTTCGCTATTTACTTTAAAGGTGATACTAGCAGCAGTTTGATTATCACCAAAATTCCAAGATAACCTTTGCTCATCTACCGTTAAATTTTGAATTACCGCCAAACCAAAACGAGAACGAAACTGCACTTCACCTTGTGGAGAAATCAATAAATGTTCTGGTTCTGATTCTTTACGCCAAGTACCTGTTTCTCCACCCCATTTAACTGAACAAGTGTATTCTCCAGCAAATACTTGAAAAATGCTAGGTTCGGTATCTTTTCGTTGTGGATTTTGAGATTGTTCAATTTCTTCAGCAAATCGAGCATAATCTCCTCCTAAACGTTTTAAAACTTTGGTAGTGATAGTGGCAAAATGTTTGACATCAAAATCTGTAACATTCTTCTCGGTTTTTAATTTTTCTAACTCATCTGGCTTTTTCAACAACGCATAAAATTCTTTAAGATTTTTTCCCAGTTGTTTAGCAAAATATTCAGAAATAATTTCAATTATTTCCCGTGACTTGACTCTGGAACTGTCTGGAAGTAAACTGTCCCTAATTTTTTCATCAATAAAATGATATTGAACATAATCTGGTTCAGTATCTGGTGTAATTTCTTCAGTAGGTTTTAAAATACCACCTAAAAATACTTCAGCTATGACATGAATTTGTGGAAGTTCTGAATTTTTATTTTTATTAATTAAATTTTGGATTAAACGCACTACAGGCAAATTAATTACAGGCGCAGACGCTAATAAACTGGCTAATTTTCTGGCTGCTGGGGAGGAACTCACACGAAAATTATATATTCTTTCTTCAGCAGTTAATTGTGATTGCTCATCAATTTCTTTTTCTTGCTCTTGAAGAGAAGAAAATGCGAAGCCACCTGCACCCATATTTCCTTTTCCTGTTACCATTTGACTCCAAGTTTCTATAGAATCTTGTGTCAGGCTAAAAACGGGAACTTTGATAGAATTTTTATCAATATAATCCCAAATTAAAATTTCTCTAATGAATAAGTTACGATTTGATACTGCGGGAATTAAACTATCCAACTGTACCATTGTGCCTAAACTCAAGCCAGTTCGTAACCACATTTTTTCCGGTAACATTTGCACAATAGCTACAACATTATGTTTACCCCAAATTTTTAATAAATCAAAAGCTTTGCCATTGCGCCAAATTTGACTAACACAATCACTAACTACTAAAATTAAACGACGACCACTAGGATCAATCAATTTCTGGGGGGAATAATTTTTTTTACTTGTTTCTTGTTTTAAACAAATATCTCCTTGCTCATTTTCCACCATACCAAAAGTTTGAATATTGCGAAAAATACCATAATGTTTTAAAATTTGTTCTAATTCTTTGGTTATGCTTTGCCAAAAAATCATAGAATCACTTTTATCGATTACTACTGTTAAATCAAATCTTAATTCTAGTCGCGGTTTCAGAACAGGAATACAGACTCCATTTAATTCAGCAATCAGTTCAACTGTGGCATTTTCATCTAACAAAACTGCTTTACCAAAGGCAATATATTGAATTAAAGGACGTAATGCTTTGGCAATTTTTAGGGGATAAGGAAGAGAGGAACGGTCAGGAAGCTTTATCGATAAACTGCTACCAGAAAATGTCTTTGAGGTTTGAGGAGTAACTACAGCAGTTGATACTAATGAATTAGTTAGTGTACTATCAGATAGTTTATTAGTTATATCTTCTGTTATATCTTCTGTTATATCTTTAACTCTTGTTATATCTTTAACTCTTGTTTCTGGGTCATGAGATGAATCTTGTGTTTTTTGTCCAGAAAAATTAGAAGAAGTTTGTTGTGCTAACCAGAGAATTTCTGCAATTTCTGTACCAGTTAGCTTTAATTCTTTTTGTAATACTCTAATTAACTGGTCAAATTTCTCACTCATGGTTTTTTGATGACTCCAATACCAATTTCCTCAAACTAAAATACTTTTCAAATTTTAATGTTCATCAGTTGCAGATAAACTTTTAAACAATAAATCTTGTAAGTCCGGGGTAAAAGCTTCCGAACTAAGATTATTTCTCATATAAACGGCATTTAATAACTGATCCGTTGCTCGTTCTTGTTCTTCTTTCCCTAAAAAAGTGTGTATGAGTTCAATAGTTTTTTGTTCAGTCTGAGTAAAACTACTATCAGTAAAATGAGATTTAATGATGTTTGTTAAAGATTGTTGATCAGGATCTGGCATTTTTACCCGCAGACACCGACGTACAAATGCAGGAGGAAAATCTCGTTCACCATTACTGGTCATAATAATAATGGGAAATTCTGAACAATGTACTCTACCTGCTTTAATTGCAGCTTTAATATTTGAATCCTCTGTACGAACTTTTACAGTTTTAGATTCTTGATTTTTAGAAGTATCTGCCCAACGAACTAATTCATGTATAGAAAATTTACCTTCTTCAAATAGATGTAATAAATCGTTAGGTAAATTGATATCACTTTTATCAATTTCATCAATTAATAATACTCTAGGATGAAGAGATGGCAAAAACGCTGTACCAACTGGCCCCAATGTGATATATTGTCCAATATCAAAAGATTGTTTTTGTTCTGGGTTATCTTTATTTAGCTGATAATCTTGGAGTCGTGCGATCGCATCATAATCATACAATCCATCCTGTAGTGTAGAACGAGAAGTAATTGCCCAAGTTAATACAGAACCTAATTGTAATTCATGCGCGATCGCATAAGCTAAAGATGTTTTTCCAGATCCGGGATTTCCTGTAACCAAAAGAGGTCGTCGCAAATATAGCGCCGCATTTACCGCATCTAATACTGTTATGTTAGTATTATTTGTTTGCTCGTCATCATCTGCTTTTGTTGCTTGACTAGAAACACGAAATTTTTCACCCTTTTCTCGACCTCGTTTATTTTCATCAGATTTTGCTAATGCTTGAATTGCATCCCATTGTTGTGTAATTTCTGCGAATTGTTTTGGGTCTTTTTTAATATCTAAAAATTTTCGCCAAGGCGGTGATGGTGGAAGTTCATCAATCTTTTTAACATGGGTTTTGCCATCGCCATAAAATAAATACCAATCTTTGTGGTTTGCTGAATCATTTTTTGTTTTACTTTTAGCCATTGTTTCCTCCTTATATTCATATATCATTTAATACTACACTATAGATTTCTAAACCTTCATTGCCGTATTAGGTGAAATTAGTTGACTAGATTTTGTTGGTATTTTATCATGGTCAAACAATACTCCTAGTTTATAACCAAAATCGTCTTTTTCTTTGGTATATTTTTCGTTATTGCGAATTTCATAAATATTTTTCAGAATTTTATATAATTTACAAAAATCAAGAGAAGTATTACGCTCTATGTTTAAGATCAATTCCAAACATTCGTCAATATTACCAATTTGATTATTTTCTGTGTATCTAGTCCATAAGCACAAAGGAAAACCTTTAGTCAAAATGTGGTCAAAAATTGCTTCACACCTTGATTTTGAAGTCGGGAAAGGGTCATCAATTAGATTAGAAACACAAAAATTATTACCCTTAAGCTTGTTTATAAATTCTTGAGTATTATTAGCTTCATTAATAAACACTTGTAACAATTTCCATTGATCTCGCCACACCTTGTTTAATCTATGATGTTCATTTTTGGAAAATCTATCATAAGAGCGTACAATCAATGGGTATAACTGACCAATGGGCTTTTTTTTCTTAGGGTCAATGTCTCCAGGAATTTTTTTAATATCAAATGCTGTGCCTAGAAGACTGACAGGTACAAATAATTCTATAATTGGTAAGCTATCTGATGTAATTCCTTTCAGTGTAAGCTTTTCTGTCATTGCTTGAATGCTTTGATATACAAAATCAATGATTTGCTTTTCTGTAAAACTTTCCCGTTTTTCTTCTGTGTTTAACTCAATAGGAAATTTTGTAATTTCTTCTTCAGCCCTATTATTTGCATATTGTGCAAATTCAGCTTTGATAAAAAACTCTTTATTGTTTTCAATCTTTGGTTCTATGACAAAAAAAAAGATAATCAACAATATTAATATTATTTAAATTTTGAATTTGGATCTTATTACGAAATGCCACTTCTGGAAAATTTCTTTTAATCCACTCTTGCAAATCCTCTGTAATATTTTGAATATATACAATTTCACACAAAAACTTTTCTACGAAATCTAGTAAATAACAAGAATCATGTGGATTATCAGAAATATGGTTGTCTCCGTCA
The window above is part of the Nodularia spumigena CCY9414 genome. Proteins encoded here:
- a CDS encoding bifunctional 4-hydroxy-2-oxoglutarate aldolase/2-dehydro-3-deoxy-phosphogluconate aldolase, with the translated sequence MSDQVWLSNLQKHRAIAVIRASDMRLAQNMAMAAADGGMRLIEITWNSDRPGELISLLRAELPNCLIGTGTLFNVGQLQEAIASGAQFLFSPHVDSAMIQAAVKQDVPIIPGAMTPTEIVNAWNQGASCVKVFPVQAVGGVNYIKSLQGPLGEIPLIPTGGVTLENAPEFIQAGAIAVGLSGQLFPERLVREGNWQAIASHANQLMQSVTT
- a CDS encoding erythromycin esterase family protein translates to MVDATITSIVDAVRGYAHRLTGADQDYDPLMNLIGNARFVLIGEASHGTHEFYEQRAEITKRLIQEKGFTAVAVEADWPDAYRVNRYVQGVDDDPTPAEALLSFQRFPLWMWRNTDVLNFVGWLREYNDRLPRKAIKTGFYGLDLYSMYASIEAVLGYLNQVDPEAAQRARDRYSCLEHFGEDAQQYGYATSFGIAKSCEEQVINQLQELQRRTAEYIQKDGRVKTDEFFYAEQNARLVKNAEHYYRSMFQGRVSSWNIRDRHMAETLDQLMEHLDQQHPQAKVVVWEHNSHLGDARATDMGSMGEVNVGQLVKERYGDEAVNIGFTTYTGTVTAVSNWGEAAQLKQVRSALPGSYEALFHETEIPQFYLNLRDENQAIVGLRQPRLERAIGVIYQPETERVSHYFHACLPEQFDAVISIDDTKGVQPLDRVPTWEMRDAPETFPFGV
- the avd gene encoding diversity-generating retroelement protein Avd → MKELSVIQKTYDCIKWYAPIIERLPKIHKFTLGDRMINQFYELFEGLIKAKYAKNKLSQLEALNTQLDILRYQTRMLLDFNKMSVERYEYAIKLLDEIGFELGGWIKNQKGREK
- a CDS encoding HdeD family acid-resistance protein yields the protein MTNLDPMRMGTRLARNWWTVALRGAIAIIFGLAALFWPDITLTALIFIFAAFVLVSGVLLAIAAFRDGLTHTHGWLMLLEGAIGIAVGIMAFIWPGITALVLLYLIAAWAIVTGVLEIIAAIQVRKEIQNEWLLAIAGIASVLFGVLLLVWPLAGALAILWIIGAYAIIFGILLLILAFRLRSWGTERRIF
- a CDS encoding RNA-directed DNA polymerase → MKRYGNLYPEIIKFENILLASRQAQKGKRFRDNVLEFNYNLETELIRLQKELTDKTYQPGAYRTFHLIDPKSRLISAAPYRDRVVHHALCNIIVPIFEKTFIGDSYANRLGFGTHRALRKFTHFARNSRYVLQCDIRKYFPSIDHIVLKELIRRKIKCPDTLWLIDTIIDNSNEQETVIDYFPGDDLLSPVIQRKGLPIGNLTSQFFSNIYLNGFDHFVKEQLKISKYVRYVDDFALFSDERQLLADARLAIEEYLTTLRLKIHPIKSQLFETQIGATFLGFRVFADRIRVRNSNLHHARRRLKGLQTDYTQGRIEQEKVNQSIQSWFAHLEHGDTWQLRQQIFTSLAWSRK
- a CDS encoding hydantoinase B/oxoprolinase family protein, producing the protein MYTKNKPDPVRLEIFKNLYQFIAEQMGIILQNTAASVNIKERLDFSCAIFDTSGLLVANAPHIPVHLGSMSESVRSLINDQGDTIQPGNVYLSNNPYNGGTHLPDVTAITPVFLEDNTSSPTPHSPLPTPLFYVASRGHQADIGGITPGSMPPHSTTVEEEGILFDNFLLVKQGKFQEIQVREILSNHPYPARNPDQNLADFKAQIAANTRGVQELRKMVSQYGIETVQAYMKFVQDNAEEAVRRAINLLKNGSFSYAMDNGAEIKVKVTIDKKNRSAIIDFTGTSPQINSNFNAPKAVTQAAVLYVFRTLVDDNIPLNAGCLNPLEIIVPIGCMLNPTYPAAVVAGNVETSQTIVDALYGALGVMAASQGTMNNFTFGNQRYQYYETICGGSGAGVNFDGTDAVHTHMTNSRLTDPEVLETRYPVLVESFSLRPDSGGKGQHSGGNGVIRRIRFLEPMTANILSSHRLVPPFALNGGEPGKIGHNWIERQDGTQENLNSTATVEMQPGDVFVIETPGGGGFGTVS
- a CDS encoding Hsp20/alpha crystallin family protein; this encodes MVLSRWEPFREIETMQRQMSRLLDQIAPSTDTGEIISDRLTFIPPAELEETSDDIKLWMEIPGIDPQNLDVKVAADTVSVTGERKSEIKDEERRGMRRSEFRYGRFQRVIPLPSRIQNDKVNADFKNGVLCLTMPKAEEEKTRVVTVQLPGQSQQGQISGGQKQK